A genomic window from Streptomyces broussonetiae includes:
- a CDS encoding purple acid phosphatase family protein, whose translation MGVPDRLAERMSMAEQHEYLRARFSRRTMIRGGAVTLGAVSGGAFVTGATAQAAVPTQRTATETVDGALVAPFGRHLAYGADARTEMTVSWQVPVAVKKPFIRIGARPWDLSRKIEAEVRTLYTPAGVGASGDHTQYYLHARLTHLRPGKTYYYGVGHEGFDPAEPHLLGTLGTFTTAPAHKAPFTFTAFGDQGVSYHALANDSLILGQNPAFHLHAGDIAYGDPAGQGKSTDTGFDSRTWDQFLAQTESVAKQIPWMVSYGNHDMEAWYSPNGYGGEQARWTLPDNGPDEENLPGVYSFVHGNTAIISLDPNDVSFEIPVNLGISGGTQTKWFEAQLKRFRARDDIDFVIVFFHHCAYCTSTAHASEGGVRQEWVPLFEKYQVDLVINDHNHQYERTDVIKAGAVTKKLPIGGTAYPETEGVVYVTAGAAGRSLYAFSAPDSYEGHEHEVDSVASFINTKDGKVNETVTWSRVRYLNYSFLRVDVAPAPRGRQTTLTVSGIAETGDRIDHFTVSRRAK comes from the coding sequence ATGGGAGTACCCGACCGGCTCGCCGAGCGCATGAGTATGGCCGAGCAGCACGAGTACCTGCGCGCGAGATTCTCGCGGCGCACGATGATCAGAGGCGGTGCAGTGACGCTCGGTGCCGTCTCGGGCGGCGCCTTCGTGACGGGCGCCACCGCCCAGGCGGCCGTGCCCACGCAGCGCACCGCCACCGAGACGGTCGACGGCGCCCTCGTGGCCCCCTTCGGCCGGCACCTGGCCTACGGCGCCGACGCGCGCACCGAGATGACCGTCTCCTGGCAGGTGCCGGTCGCGGTGAAGAAGCCGTTCATCCGCATCGGTGCCCGCCCCTGGGACCTCTCGCGCAAGATCGAGGCCGAGGTCCGCACCCTCTACACCCCGGCCGGTGTCGGCGCGAGCGGCGACCACACGCAGTACTACCTGCACGCCCGCCTCACCCACCTGCGCCCCGGGAAGACGTACTACTACGGCGTCGGCCACGAGGGCTTCGACCCGGCCGAGCCGCACCTGCTGGGCACCCTGGGCACCTTCACCACCGCCCCCGCCCACAAGGCGCCGTTCACCTTCACGGCCTTCGGCGACCAGGGCGTCAGCTACCACGCGCTGGCCAACGACAGCCTGATCCTCGGCCAGAACCCGGCCTTCCACCTGCATGCCGGCGACATCGCGTACGGCGACCCGGCCGGCCAGGGCAAGTCCACCGACACGGGCTTCGACTCGCGCACCTGGGACCAGTTCCTCGCCCAGACCGAGTCGGTCGCCAAGCAGATCCCGTGGATGGTCTCCTACGGCAACCACGACATGGAGGCCTGGTACTCGCCCAACGGCTACGGCGGCGAGCAGGCCCGCTGGACCCTCCCGGACAACGGTCCGGACGAGGAGAACCTGCCGGGCGTCTACTCCTTCGTCCACGGCAACACGGCGATCATCTCGCTGGACCCCAACGACGTCTCCTTCGAGATCCCGGTGAACCTGGGTATTTCCGGTGGAACCCAGACCAAGTGGTTCGAAGCCCAGCTGAAGAGGTTCCGGGCCCGTGACGACATCGACTTCGTCATCGTCTTCTTCCACCACTGCGCGTACTGCACGTCCACGGCGCACGCCTCGGAGGGGGGCGTGCGCCAGGAGTGGGTGCCGCTGTTCGAGAAGTACCAGGTGGACCTGGTCATCAACGACCACAACCACCAGTACGAGCGCACCGACGTCATCAAGGCCGGCGCCGTCACCAAGAAGCTCCCGATCGGCGGCACCGCCTACCCCGAGACCGAGGGCGTGGTCTACGTCACCGCCGGCGCGGCGGGCCGCAGCCTGTACGCGTTCAGCGCCCCGGACTCCTACGAGGGCCACGAGCACGAGGTCGACTCGGTCGCGTCCTTCATCAACACCAAGGACGGCAAGGTGAACGAGACGGTCACCTGGTCCCGGGTGCGCTACCTCAACTACTCCTTCCTGCGCGTGGACGTCGCCCCCGCCCCGCGCGGCCGGCAGACCACGCTGACGGTGTCGGGCATCGCCGAGACCGGCGACCGCATCGACCACTTCACGGTGTCCCGCCGGGCGAAGTAG